One genomic window of Arachis stenosperma cultivar V10309 chromosome 10, arast.V10309.gnm1.PFL2, whole genome shotgun sequence includes the following:
- the LOC130955019 gene encoding UDP-glycosyltransferase 76B1-like, translated as MEKQKGRRLLLMPSPLQGHVTPMLQLAHTLHSNGFSITVIYTSSFTPPHLSSSYPNFTFLSISDALSELEASTSASDPVHLTRLLNVRCVEPLKQCLLTLLKNDDRVACFIADAALHFTQSVCDGFKLPRLVLRTGGASSFLVFASFPLLREKGYLPVQEYRLEEPVVELPPLKVKDLPKIETRDPEAFYEFVVQFVEECKASSGVIWNSFEELESSALAKLRQLFSIPIYPIGPFHKHFPEGSTSSSLLTPDTSCISWLDTQEHNSVVYVSFGSIASITKAEFLEIAWGLANSMQPFLWVVRPGLIRGSECLEPLPSRFMENLGGRGYIVKWAPQEQVLAHVAVGAFWTHNGWNSTLESICEGVPMICSPCFADQKVNAKYVSDVWRVGVKLENKLDREEIEKTIRKVMVGDEGKEIRDNVLDLKEKAKISLKEGGSSYSSLDGLVTDILSLKSSTSEVH; from the exons atggagaaacaaaaagggCGCAGATTGTTGCTGATGCCATCACCGTTACAGGGCCACGTCACCCCAATGCTCCAGCTGGCACACACTCTCCACTCTAACGGTTTTTCCATAACCGTCATCTACACTTCTTCCTTCACGCCTCCCCACCTCTCTTCTTCCTACCCTAACTTCACCTTCCTCTCCATCTCCGACGCCTTGTCGGAACTCGAAGCCTCTACCTCCGCCTCCGATCCCGTGCACCTCACGCGCCTCCTCAACGTACGCTGCGTTGAGCCGTTGAAACAGTGCTTGCTCACCTTGTTGAAGAACGATGATCGTGTTGCTTGCTTCATCGCTGATGCGGCGCTTCATTTCACTCAATCTGTTTGCGATGGGTTTAAGCTTCCCAGACTTGTTCTTAGGACTGGTGGCGCTTCTTCCTTTCTTGTCTTCGCTTCTTTCCCTCTCCTTAGAGAAAAAGGTTACCTCCCTGTTCAAG AATATCGGCTGGAGGAACCTGTGGTGGAGCTTCCACCACTTAAGGTGAAAGACCTTCCAAAGATCGAGACCCGTGATCCTGAGGCCTTCTATGAATTTGTTGTTCAATTTGTCGAGGAATGCAAGGCTTCTTCTGGGGTGATTTGGAACTCCTTTGAAGAGTTGGAATCATCTGCACTGGCAAAACTGCGCCAACTATTTTCGATACCGATATACCCTATAGGCCCTTTCCACAAGCACTTCCCTGAAGGCTCAACTTCTTCTAGCTTATTGACCCCGGACACAAGCTGCATCTCTTGGTTAGACACACAAGAACATAACAGTGTTGTTTATGTGAGTTTTGGAAGCATTGCATCAATAACTAAGGCCGAGTTTCTAGAGATAGCTTGGGGGCTAGCCAACAGCATGCAGCCATTCTTGTGGGTGGTTCGCCCTGGGTTGATCCGTGGTTCAGAGTGTCTCGAACCATTGCCCAGCAGGTTCATGGAGAATTTGGGTGGAAGAGGGTACATTGTGAAATGGGCTCCTCAAGAACAAGTGCTGGCACATGTAGCTGTGGGGGCATTTTGGACTCATAATGGTTGGAACTCAACTTTGGAGAGCATTTGTGAAGGGGTCCCTATGATTTGTTCACCATGCTTTGCAGACCAAAAGGTAAATGCTAAATATGTGAGTGATGTTTGGAGGGTTGGTGTGAAATTAGAGAATAAGCTTGACAGAGAGGAGATAGAGAAGACCATTAGAAAAGTAATGGTTGGGGATGAAGGGAAAGAGATAAGGGATAATGTCTTAGATTTGAAGGAAAAGgctaaaattagcttgaaagaAGGtggctcttcttattcttcccTTGATGGCTTGGTTACTGACATCTTGTCTTTGAAATCATCCACTTCTGAAGTTCATTGA